A section of the Saccharomyces paradoxus strain CBS432 chromosome XII sequence genome encodes:
- the CDC3 gene encoding septin CDC3 (Component of the septin ring that is required for cytokinesis~similar to YLR314C), whose amino-acid sequence MSLKEEQVSIKQDPEQEERQHDQFNDVQIKQEPQDHDGVDSQYTNGTQNDDNETFDAAESGVKAESSLGMGITSSQSEKGQVLPDQPEVKFIRRQINGYVGFANLPKQWHRRSIKNGFSFNLLCVGSNGIGKTTLMKTLFNSDDIEANLVKDREEELTNDQEEEEGHENQAQEQKHKVKIKSYESVIEENGVKLNLNVVDTEGFGDFLNNDQESWNPIIKEIDSRFDQYLDAENKINRHSINDKRIHACLYFIEPTGHYLKPLDLKFMQSVYEKCNLIPVIAKSDILTDEEILSFKKTIMNQLIQSNIELFKPPIYSNDDVENSHLSERLFTSLPYAVIGSNDLVENYNGNQVRGRSYPWGVIEVDNDNHSDFNLLKNLLIKQFMEELKERTSKILYENYRSSKLAKLGIKQDNSVFKEFDPISKQQEEKTLHEAKLAKLEIEMKTVFQQKVSEKEKKLQKSETELFARHKEMKEKLTKQLKALEDKKKQLELSINSASPNVNHSPVPTKKKGFLR is encoded by the coding sequence ATGAGTTTAAAGGAGGAACAAGTGTCCATTAAGCAGGACCCAGAGCAAGAAGAGCGTCAACACGATCAATTCAATGATGTTCAGATCAAGCAAGAGCCGCAGGACCATGATGGGGTGGACTCGCAATATACGAACGGTACGCAAAATGACGACAATGAGACATTTGACGCAGCTGAATCCGGCGTGAAGGCGGAATCCAGCCTCGGTATGGGCATCACCTCCTCTCAGAGCGAGAAGGGTCAAGTTCTGCCTGACCAACCAGAGGTTAAGTTTATTCGTCGTCAAATCAATGGATATGTAGGGTTTGCAAACTTACCCAAGCAATGGCATAGAAGGTCCATAAAGAACGGATTCAGTTTCAACCTCTTATGTGTAGGTTCTAACGGTATTGGTAAAACAACCTTAATGAAAACTTTATTTAACAGTGATGATATTGAGGCCAATTTAGTGAAAGACCGGGAGGAAGAACTTACGAATGAtcaagaggaagaggaaggGCACGAGAACCAAGCACAGGAACAAAAACACAAGGTCAAAATTAAGTCATATGAGTCGGTTATTGAGGAAAACGGTGTTAAACTAAATTTGAACGTGGTTGATACTGAAGGATTTGgtgattttttgaacaatgaTCAAGAGTCGTGGAACCCGATCATTAAGGAGATTGATTCTCGTTTCGATCAGTATTTGGATGCGGAGAACAAAATTAATAGGCATTCAATAAACGACAAAAGAATACATGCATGTCTTTATTTCATTGAACCTACAGGTCATTACTTGAAGCCTTTGGACTTGAAGTTCATGCAATCTGTTTATGAGAAATGTAACTTGATTCCTGTCATTGCTAAATCGGATATCTTGACTGATGAAGAGATCTTAAGTTTCAAGAAAACCATTATGAACCAGTTAATTCAATCTAATATCGAACTGTTTAAGCCGCCAATTTATTCCAATgatgatgttgaaaataGCCACTTATCCGAAAGACTGTTCACTAGCTTACCTTATGCTGTCATTGGCTCCAACGATCTTGTGGAGAACTATAATGGTAATCAAGTGAGAGGCCGTTCTTATCCATGGGGGGTGATCGAAGTTGATAATGACAATCACTCTGATTTCaaccttttgaaaaatttattgatcAAGCAGTTCATGGAGGAATTGAAGGAAAGGACAAGCAAGATACTGTACGAAAACTACAGGTCTTCTAAATTGGCCAAGCTTGGTATCAAGCAAGATAATTCAGTTTTCAAAGAGTTCGATCCAATATCTaaacaacaagaagaaaaaactctACATGAGGCCAAGTTAGCCAAACTAGAAATTGAAATGAAAACAgttttccaacaaaaagTTTCcgaaaaggagaaaaaactacaaaaaTCGGAAACTGAATTGTTTGCTAGACATAAAgaaatgaaggaaaaattgacTAAACAATTAAAAGCTTTAGaggacaaaaaaaagcagttGGAACTTTCCATAAATAGCGCTTCTCCCAATGTTAACCACTCGCCCGTCCctacaaagaagaagggaTTTTTACGTTAG
- the NKP2 gene encoding Nkp2p (Central kinetochore protein and subunit of the Ctf19 complex~similar to YLR315W), translating into MNSEQLLHHYVSDSLLTALVSFQEFKQLLRSYTNDEQQLRRWYNSLQARDAQVASDLQARIKQFFIALRSRLLRFLESDQMSHSLSLETLIDGLYKINDLLQQRLQILDDAIHEKILELAQFENMVRSPTAGDNAIPGLLQIIQSYINLLEEN; encoded by the coding sequence ATGAATTCTGAACAACTGCTACATCACTATGTTTCGGATTCCCTATTGACTGCTCTGGTAAGTTTCCAGGAGTTCAAGCAGCTGCTGCGATCGTACACGAACGACGAGCAGCAACTACGCCGTTGGTACAATTCGCTTCAGGCTAGAGACGCGCAGGTGGCCTCTGACTTACAAGCCCGAATCAAACAGTTCTTTATAGCGCTGCGCTCTAGATTACTGCGATTTCTGGAAAGCGATCAAATGTCTCACTCACTTAGCCTCGAGACACTGATTGACGGATTGTATAAGATTAATGATCTGTTGCAACAGCGTTTGCAGATTCTGGACGATGCTATCCATGAAAAGATCCTAGAACTGGCACAATTCGAAAATATGGTCCGCTCACCGACCGCCGGAGACAATGCCATTCCTGGCCTATTACAAATTATACAATCTTATATCAATCTATTAGAGGAGAATTAG
- the TAD3 gene encoding Tad3p (Subunit of tRNA-specific adenosine-34 deaminase~similar to YLR316C): MDNKLKSIWIGAKKYQLRDEIKVPEFAPSTKELNNVWSVKYWPLIWNGNPNDQILNDYKIDMLEVRNELSHVSTLSVNMAAAGKQFPVVSVFVDPSRKKDKVVVEDGRNCESSLPIDHSVMVGIRTVGERLREGVDEESNAYLCLDYDVYLTHEPCSMCSMALIHSRVKRVVFLTEMQRTGSLKITSGDGYCMNDNKQLNSTYEAFQWIGKEYPVGQVDQDVCC, translated from the coding sequence ATGGACAATAAATTGAAGAGCATTTGGATTGgagcaaaaaaatatcaactGAGGGATGAGATCAAGGTGCCAGAGTTTGCGCCTAGCACAAAGGAACTGAACAATGTATGGTCTGTAAAATACTGGCCGTTGATTTGGAACGGCAACCCCAATGATCAAATATTAAACGACTATAAAATAGACATGCTGGAAGTACGAAATGAGCTATCGCATGTGTCGACCTTGTCTGTGAATATGGCAGCGGCGGGAAAACAGTTTCCAGTGGTGAGCGTTTTTGTTGACCCATCGAGGAAAAAGGACAAAGTGGTGGTAGAAGACGGCAGAAACTGCGAAAGCTCGCTGCCCATTGACCACAGTGTGATGGTGGGTATCCGCACGGTAGGCGAGAGACTTAGGGAGGGTGTagatgaagaatcaaaCGCGTACCTATGCCTTGATTACGACGTTTATTTGACTCATGAGCCATGCTCAATGTGCTCCATGGCCCTGATCCATTCTCGCGTGAAACGTGTGGTTTTCCTTACAGAGATGCAACGCACTGGAAGCTTAAAAATTACGAGCGGTGACGGATACTGCATGAACGACAACAAACAGCTGAACTCAACGTACGAAGCCTTTCAATGGATCGGCAAGGAATACCCTGTGGGACAGGTTGACCAGGATGTCTGCTGCTAG
- the EST2 gene encoding telomerase reverse transcriptase (Reverse transcriptase subunit of the telomerase holoenzyme~similar to YLR318W) yields MRSLYEFTQDKLNIDLETCIIYQENFKCGQFNGLDEILTTCFILQNSRKVALPYLPGDLSHKAVIDHCIIYLLTGEFYNNVLTFGYKIARNEDVDNSLFCHSANVNVTLLKGVPWEMFHSLIGTNSFVDLLINYTVVQFNGQFFAQIVGNRCNEPHLPPKWAQRTSSGNTAQIKQLMGPVTNKPFLHRLKINSPSFFPYGKILPLSSSFKKLTDVRETIFPINLVKIPQRLKVRINLTLQKLLKRHKRLNYVSVLNSICSPSEETVSNLSHLSRQSPKEQVLRFIIVILQKLLPQEMFGSKKNKCKIIRNLNLLLSLPLNGYLPFDSLLKKLRLKDFRWLLVSDVSFTKQNFENLNQLVTCFISWLFRHLFPKIIQTFFYCTEISSTVTIVYFRHDIWNKLVTPFLAGYFKKYLVENNVCRNHNSYTLSNFNHSKMRIIPKKNNNEFRIIAIPCGGADEEEFMIYKENHKNAVAPTQKVLEYLRNKRQTSFTKMYSPMQIADRIKEFKQSLLKKFNNVLPELYFMKFDVKSCYDSIPRMECMRILKEALKSENGFFVRSQSFFNTNTGVLKLVNVVNASRVPKPYELYIDNVRTIHLSNQDVINVVEMEIFKTALWVEDKCYLREDGLFQGSSLSAPIVDLMYDDLLEFYGEFKTCPNQDTLILRLADDFLIISTDQQQIINIKNLASGGFQKYNAKANEDKILAVSSHSDDDTVIQFCAMHIFVKKLEVWKHSSTMNNFNIRSSSSKRIFRSLIALFNTRISYKTVDSNLNSTTTVLMQIHHVVKNISEGYKSAFKDLSINDRESMQFSSFLLRIIEMTVDACPITKCDPLIEYEVRFAILNGFLESLSSNASKFKNNIILLRKEIQHLQPHIYT; encoded by the coding sequence ATGAGAAGCTTATATGAGTTCACCCAAGACAAGCTTAACATTGATTTAGAGACCTGCATTATTTACCaggaaaatttcaaatgtGGTCAGTTCAATGGCCTCGATGAAATTCTAACTACGTGTTTCATACTACAAAATTCGAGAAAAGTAGCATTACCATACCTTCCTGGTGACTTAAGTCACAAAGCAGTCATTGACCACTGCATTATTTACCTTTTGACTGGTGAATTTTACAATAACGTGCTAACATTTGGCTATAAAATAGCTAGAAATGAAGATGTCGACAATAGCCTTTTTTGCCATTCTGCAAATGTTAACGTTACATTATTGAAAGGTGTCCCTTGGGAAATGTTCCACAGTTTGATCGGTACAAATTCGTTCGTTgatttattgataaattatACAGTGGTTCAATTCAACGGCCAGTTTTTCGCTCAAATCGTGGGTAATAGGTGTAACGAACCTCATTTACCGCCCAAATGGGCTCAAAGAACGTCATCTGGCAATACTGCACAAATCAAACAATTGATGGGACCAGTGACAAATAAGCCATTCCTACACAGGCTCAAAATAAATTCtccctctttttttccttatgGCAAGATTCTTCCCTTATCATCATCCTTTAAAAAGCTAACTGACGTAAGAGAAACTATTTTCCCCATAAATTTGGTTAAAATTCCCCAAAGACTAAAGGTACGAATCAATTTGACGCTGCAAAAACTGTTAAAGAGACACAAACGTTTAAATTATGTTTCCGTTCTGAACAGTATCTGCTCACCATCGGAAGAAACCGTATCGAATTTGTCGCATTTGAGCAGACAATCACCAAAAGAACAAGTCTTGAGATTTATAATTGTCATTTTACAGAAATTATTACCCCAAGAGATGTTTggttcaaagaaaaataaatgcaAAATAATCAGGAATCTAAATCTTTTATTAAGTTTACCCTTAAATGGCTATTTGCCATTCGACagtttgttgaaaaagttaagaTTAAAGGACTTTCGATGGTTGTTGGTTTCTGATGTTTCGTTCACTAAGCAGAACTTTGAGAATTTAAATCAATTGGTGACTTGTTTCATTTCCTGGCTATTTAGACATTTATTCCCCAAAATTATAcagacttttttttattgcaCCGAAATATCTTCTACAGTGACAATTGTTTACTTTAGACATGATATTTGGAATAAACTTGTCACCCCTTTCCTTGCAGGATATTTTAAGAAATACTTGGTTGAAAACAATGTATGTAGAAACCATAATAGTTATACGTTGTCCAATTTCAATCATAGCAAAATGAGGAttataccaaaaaaaaataataatgaattcAGGATTATCGCCATCCCATGCGGAGGGGCagacgaagaagaatttaTGATTTATAAGGAAAATCACAAAAATGCTGTAGCACCTACTCAAAAAGTCCTAGAATACCTAAGGAACAAAAGGCAGACTAGTTTTACTAAAATGTATTCTCCAATGCAAATAGCTGACCGTatcaaagaatttaaaCAGAGccttttaaagaaattcaataatGTCTTACCAGAACTATATTTCATGAAGTTTGATGTCAAATCATGTTATGACTCAATACCAAGAATGGAGTGTATGAGAATACTCAAGGAGGCAttaaaaagtgaaaatgGTTTTTTTGTCAGATCgcaatcttttttcaacaccAATACAGGTGTCTTAAAGTTGGTCAATGTAGTAAACGCTAGCAGAGTACCAAAACCTTATGAACTATACATAGATAATGTGAGAACAATTCATTTATCGAATCAGGATGTTATAAACGTTGTAGAGATGGAAATATTTAAAACAGCTTTGTGGGTCGAAGATAAGTGCTACTTGAGAGAAGATGGACTCTTTCAAGGTTCTAGTTTATCTGCACCGATTGTTGATCTGATGTATGACGATCTTTTAGAGTTTTATGGCGAGTTCAAAACCTGTCCTAACCAGGATACATTAATTTTAAGATTGGCTGACGATTTCCTCATAATATCAACAGACCAGCagcaaataataaatatcaaaaatcttGCCTCCGGCGGATTTCAGAAATATAATGCTAAAGCCAATGAAGACAAGATTTTGGCTGTAAGCTCCCACTCGGATGATGATACGGTTATTCAATTCTGTGCAATGCACATATTCGTTAAAAAATTGGAGGTTTGGAAACATTCAAGCACGATgaacaatttcaatatcCGTTCAAGTTCAAGCAAGAGAATATTCCGAAGTTTAATAGCACTGTTTAACACTAGAATCTCCTATAAAACAGTTGATTCTAATCTGAATTCAACAACCACCGTTCTCATGCAAATTCATCATGTCGTGAAGAACATTTCTGAAGGTTATAAATCTGCTTTTAAGGATCTATCAATAAACGATAGGGAAAGCATgcaattttcttcgttCTTACTACGTATAATTGAAATGACAGTAGATGCTTGTCCAATTACGAAATGCGATCCTTTAATAGAGTATGAAGTACGATTCGCCATATTGAATGGATTTTTGGAAAGCCTCTCTTCAAATGCatcaaaattcaaaaataatattattcttttgagAAAGGAAATTCAACATCTGCAAccacatatatatacatag
- the BUD6 gene encoding formin-mediated actin nucleation enhancer (Actin- and formin-interacting protein~similar to YLR319C) yields the protein MKMAADESASGTSKIKRTASSSSSIETTVTKLLMSTKHLLQVLTQWSKGATSGRSVSDAYVQLGNDFKVVSKFFMHAKVDMSDVGDVPMALRRVLEVTLREPPSDETLNKHLPKIREIIVTLLDKLKVKQAILKNMQQEHRISIKSHHQQNPSFTSNLSLGSESTREGTPFSSRKSSIVRDQRQSDAKENIYRERVNSTSTGTPSAQSAQATVTKPTANSKPILKSNNASSASDDDDALSQLKKGTNLQRRASKRYSAYHMAKLTNQSTTEAAAAAGLMATPSPSMLHLEETVRKSKLYGNNDNENDSNSTSAENKGKSIDNVPRANPLAKMSLPIENSGASPRRLSSVVTTSPDKAMNGASPVFLKIGDKTKKCRIQLPTTKNALRLLFVERFTYSPGANSFPDIYIMDPQYGVFYELEELNLHDIKEGFVIELKLQEDSNEMIKDFIDTVKIEISNSQNDIIRRLKEMSFGSATNGRQTEVLPQSGLEANEHKYPGPNKKEDDKTVKDIQYELGKIKQVHNINRSHINQTIFNILQKVDKFKSLSFSAKDSSNRIYMEKSQTELGDLSDTLLSKVDDLQDVIEIMRKDVAERRSQPAKKKLETVSKDLESAQAGLLKLQEFVDTEKPHWKKTWEAELDKVCEEQQFLTLQEELILDLKEDLGKALETFDLIKLCCEEQEKNPLRSKSNPILPIMRPGTFNQVREQVMVAVQSLNPDHDGRVEAIDKAEKMWEMERKLKASNEFDDELENFVGNSNLKKSGGFEEIERIRKQKDEENLRAYFGPGFG from the coding sequence atgaaGATGGCTGCAGATGAATCTGCCTCTGGTACCTCGAAGATTAAAAGAACTGCGTCTAGCAGCAGTAGTATTGAAACGACAGTAACAAAGTTGTTGATGTCCACCAAGCACCTCCTCCAAGTTTTAACACAATGGTCTAAGGGCGCAACCTCGGGAAGATCAGTATCTGATGCATACGTTCAGTTGGGCAATGATTTTAAAGTTGTATCGAAATTCTTCATGCATGCGAAAGTTGACATGTCAGATGTTGGTGATGTACCAATGGCTTTAAGACGTGTATTGGAAGTAACATTAAGGGAACCTCCATCTGACGAAACTTTGAATAAACATCTACCAAAAATTAGAGAGATTATAGTGACACTTTTGGACAAACTAAAGGTCAAACAGgcaattttgaagaatatgcAGCAGGAGCATCGGATAAGTATAAAATCGCATCACCAACAAAATCCTTCCTTCACTAGTAACCTTTCATTGGGAAGTGAAAGCACCCGTGAGGGGACTCCATTTAGTAGCAGAAAAAGCAGCATTGTACGTGATCAAAGACAAAGTGATgcgaaagaaaatatatacaGGGAAAGAGTGAATTCTACTTCCACGGGAACACCATCTGCTCAGTCAGCGCAGGCAACTGTGACAAAACCAACAGCTAATTCTAAACCAATCCTTAAATCCAACAATGCCTCAAGCGCATctgatgacgatgatgcACTCTcgcaattgaagaagggAACCAATTTACAAAGGAGAGCCTCAAAGAGATACTCTGCATACCATATGGCCAAATTGACTAACCAGTCTACGACGGaagctgctgctgctgctggtCTTATGGCAACACCTTCACCTTCGATGTTGCATCTGGAGGAAACAGTCAGAAAATCAAAGTTATACGGCAATAACgacaatgaaaatgatagtAATAGTACCTCCGCCGAAAACAAGGGTAAAAGCATTGACAATGTACCAAGGGCGAACCCATTGGCTAAAATGTCATTGCCCATTGAGAATTCAGGTGCTTCTCCGCGAAGATTATCCAGCGTTGTTACAACCTCACCAGATAAAGCTATGAATGGTGCTTCCCcagtatttttgaaaatcgGAGACAAAACAAAGAAGTGTCGTATACAACTTCCAACTACAAAAAATGCGTTAAGACTGCTATTTGTTGAGCGCTTTACGTATTCTCCCGGTGCAAATTCCTTCCCggatatatatattatggATCCCCAATATGGAGTATTTTATGAATTAGAGGAACTAAATCTTCACGATATTAAAGAAGGATTCGTTATCGAGTTGAAGCTTCAAGAGGACTCCAATGAAATGATTAAAGATTTTATTGACACAGTTAAGattgaaatatcaaatagTCAGAATGATATAATAAGGCGCTTAAAGGAAATGAGTTTTGGTTCTGCAACTAATGGCAGGCAAACGGAAGTTTTACCACAATCTGGCCTCGAAGCTAATGAACACAAATATCCCGGGccaaacaagaaagaagatgataaaaCGGTCAAGGATATTCAGTATGAACTgggaaaaattaaacaagTGCACAATATTAATAGGTCACATATTAATCAGACCATTTTTAACATTTTGCAAAAGGTCGACAAGTTCAAATCTTTGTCATTTTCTGCCAAAGATTCTTCTAATAGGATATACATGGAAAAATCACAGACCGAACTCGGCGATTTATCGGATACTCTGCTAAGTAAAGTAGATGATTTGCAAGATGTGATCGAAATCATGAGGAAAGACGTTGCTGAGCGTAGGTCTCAGCCCGCTAAAAAGAAGTTGGAAACTGTATCTAAGGATTTAGAGAGTGCTCAAGCAGGTCTACTCAAACTACAGGAGTTTGTTGATACTGAAAAGCCgcattggaaaaaaacGTGGGAAGCCGAGCTGGATAAGGTTTGCGAAGAACAGCAGTTTCTTACGTTACAGGAAGAGTTGATTCTAGACTTGAAGGAAGACCTGGGTAAGGCATTGGAGACTTTCGATCTTATCAAGTTATGTTGTGAAGAGCAAGAGAAAAACCCTTTAAGATCAAAAAGTAATCCTATTTTGCCCATTATGAGGCCGGGTACATTCAATCAGGTTAGGGAACAGGTCATGGTTGCCGTTCAATCTTTAAACCCTGACCATGATGGCAGGGTTGAAGCGATTGACAAGGCCGAAAAGATGTGGGAGATGGAAAGAAAACTCAAAGCTAGTAATGAATTCGACGATGAACTGGAAAATTTTGTGGGAAATTCAAACCTGAAAAAGTCGGGGggctttgaagaaatagaaaggataagaaagcaaaaggatgaagaaaatctgAGAGCATATTTCGGGCCCGGGTTCGGTTGA